Proteins co-encoded in one Cyprinus carpio isolate SPL01 chromosome B5, ASM1834038v1, whole genome shotgun sequence genomic window:
- the LOC109076299 gene encoding transmembrane protein 233-like, producing the protein MATGGSQTDVKSSLNGSLDLYHSWFGSTTPRPPLRNYLLLTILTCFCPAYPVNILALVFSVMSRNSYDQGDYEGSRRLGKMALYVSIASIIIGILIITIFCAVHFSTKDV; encoded by the exons ATGGCGACGGGCGGCTCGCAGACGGATGTGAAGAGCTCTCTGAACGGGAGCTTGGATTTATATCACAGCTGGTTCGGTTCTACGACTCCACGACCTCCTCTAAGAAACTATCTGCTCCTGACCATCCTCACCTGCTTCTGTCCGGCCTACCCTGTCAACATTTTAGCCCTGGTCTTCTCTGTAATG TCCAGAAACAGTTATGATCAGGGGGATTATGAGGGATCAAGGCGTTTAGGGAAGATGGCGCTCTATGTGTCCATCGCATCCATCATCATCGGCATCCTCATCATCACCATCTTCTGCGCTGTGCATTTCAGCACG AAGGATGTGTAA
- the LOC109076294 gene encoding BCL2/adenovirus E1B 19 kDa protein-interacting protein 3-like translates to MALSGSQSPDDALHGSWVELEGLVASAGLTEAQDTTASFLQGELERILLEAQLECERSSQTESPPQVVTPRTSGSPKPGSEGSSSTDCVTIQSDENDRRVSAEWVWDWSSRPENLPPKEFVFHHPKQSGSLSVRKTEVMKRGLFSSDVLLILLPSLLASHALTLGLGIYIGKRLASSSTSTL, encoded by the exons ATGGCTCTGTCAGGATCTCAATCACCAGATGATGCTTTGCACG GCTCTTGGGTGGAGCTGGAGGGTCTGGTGGCTTCTGCAGGTCTAACAGAAGCACAGGACACCACAGCCTCCTTCCTGCAGGGGGAGCTGGAGAGGATTCTGCTGGAAGCTCAGCTGGAGTGTGAGAGGAGTAGTCAAACAGAAAG TCCTCCGCAGGTCGTGACCCCGAGAACATCTGGATCCCCTAAACCAGGCAGTGAGGGCAGCAGCAGCACAGATTGTGTGACTATACAG TCGGATGAGAATGATAGGCGAGTGAGTGCTGAATGGGTGTGGGATTGGTCCAGTCGGCCAGAAAACCTCCCGCCCAA gGAGTTTGTGTTTCATCACCCAAAGCAGTCTGGCTCTCTGAGCGTGAGGAAGACTGAGGTGATGAAGAGGGGTTTGTTTTCTTCAGATGTGCTCCTCATCCTCCTGCCCTCTCTGCTCGCCTCACACGCTCTGACGCTGGGCCTGGG aatatacatagGGAAACGGCTGGCATCCTCCTCCACCAGCACACTGTGA